From Amphritea atlantica, a single genomic window includes:
- a CDS encoding universal stress protein, translating to MLLNKRILLVLDQRDQACNALQRCRLIAGRLHSPVTLVWLGDDGQKASEPVRQLESDGISVTLETTSGDKLLALLAKLLSQQPFGLLVKSCDPRRKGFMTSVDGQILRELPCPVLLVKRDQLWQDGVVMVAVNALAEDRHQLQLNDDLLKVAAQIALATGSALAAAVACPSAMMGGEPQMQSEQLIQARARQAAEAQLNRLQLQAQTLAVGEGPPEYWIPEVAGQLAARLVVIGTRARGGIQGLLIGNTAERILPRLDCDILVLRIGLSDAVLPVLQQ from the coding sequence ATGTTGTTGAATAAACGCATATTGCTGGTGCTTGATCAACGTGATCAGGCGTGTAATGCATTGCAACGCTGTCGCCTGATAGCTGGACGTTTGCACAGCCCTGTCACCCTGGTCTGGCTCGGCGATGACGGGCAAAAAGCCAGTGAGCCGGTGAGGCAGCTGGAGAGTGATGGTATCTCTGTCACCCTTGAGACCACATCCGGAGATAAGCTGCTGGCGTTGCTGGCTAAACTGCTGTCACAACAGCCTTTTGGGTTATTGGTGAAAAGCTGTGATCCGCGCAGGAAGGGGTTTATGACCTCGGTTGATGGACAGATTCTGCGAGAGCTTCCCTGTCCGGTATTGCTGGTTAAGCGAGACCAGCTGTGGCAGGACGGTGTGGTCATGGTTGCGGTTAACGCGCTTGCTGAAGATCGTCATCAGTTACAGCTCAATGATGATCTGTTGAAGGTCGCCGCGCAGATTGCGTTAGCGACCGGTTCGGCACTGGCGGCCGCAGTCGCCTGTCCCTCTGCGATGATGGGGGGAGAGCCGCAGATGCAGTCGGAGCAGTTGATTCAGGCTCGGGCGCGACAGGCAGCAGAGGCTCAGTTGAACCGGCTGCAGCTGCAGGCACAGACGCTCGCAGTCGGTGAGGGGCCGCCTGAATACTGGATTCCGGAGGTGGCGGGTCAACTGGCGGCACGACTGGTGGTGATAGGCACCCGTGCCCGGGGTGGCATTCAGGGGCTGCTGATTGGCAATACGGCGGAGCGGATATTGCCGAGGCTGGACTGCGATATTCTGGTATTACGCATCGGTCTGTCTGATGCGGTGCTGCCGGTATTGCAGCAGTAA